From the Cervus elaphus chromosome 20, mCerEla1.1, whole genome shotgun sequence genome, one window contains:
- the ARHGEF2 gene encoding rho guanine nucleotide exchange factor 2 isoform X6: MSRIESLTRARIDRSKELASKTREKEKMKEAKDARYTNGHLFTTISVSGMTMCYACNKSITAKEALICPTCNVTIHNRCKDTLANCTKVKQKQQKAALLKNNTALQSVSLRSKTTTRERPSSAIYPSDIRQSLLGSRRGRSSLSLAKSVSTTNIAGHFNDESPLGLRRILSQSTDSLNMRNRTLSVESLIDEGAEVIYNELMSDFEMDEKDFAADSWSLAVDSSFLQQHKKEVMKQQDVIYELIQTELHHVRTLKIMTRLFRTGMLEELQLEPAVVQGLFPCVDELTDIHTRFLSQLLDRRRQALCPGSTRNFVIHRLGDLLISQFSGPSAEQMRKTYSEFCSRHTKALKLYKELYARDKRFQQFIRKVTRSAVLKRHGVQECILLVTQRITKYPVLINRILQHSHGMEEERQDLTTALGLVKELLSNVDQDVHELEKGARLQEIYNRMDPRAQAPVPGKGPFGREELLRRKLIHDGCLLWKTATGRFKDVLMLLMTDVLVFLQEKDQKYIFPVLDKPSVVSLQNLIVRDIANQEKGMFLISAAPPEMYEVHTASRDDRSTWIRVIQQSVRVCPSREDFPLIETEDEAYLRRIKMELQQKDRALVELLQEKVGLFAEMTHFQVEEDGGSGVPLPTLPRGLFRSESLESPRGERLLQDAIREVEGLKDLLVGPGVELLLTPREPSLPVEPDSGGNTSPGVTANGEARTFNGSIELCRADSDSSQKDRNGNQLRSPQEEALQRLVNLYGLLHGLQAAVAQQDTLMEARFPEGPERREKLTRANSRDGEAGRVGGVPAAPEKQATELALLQRQHALLQEELRRCRRLGEERATEAGSLEARLRESEQARALLEREAEEARRQLAALGHTEPPLVAEAPWARRPLDPRRRSLPAGDALYLSFTPPQPSRGHDRLDLPVTVRSVHRPFEDRERQELGSPDERLQDSSDPDTGSEEEGSSRLSPPHSPRDFTRMQDIPEETESRDGEPVASET; this comes from the exons ACCCGGGAAAAGGAGAAGATGAAGGAAGCCAAGGACGCCCGCTACACCAATGGGCACCTCTTCACCACCATCTCCGTCTCGGGCATGACCATGTGCTATGCATGTAACAAGAGCATCACAGCCAAGGAAGCCCTCATCTGTCCGA CCTGCAATGTGACTATCCACAACCGCTGTAAAGACACCCTCGCCAACTGTACCAAGGTCAAGCAGAAG CAACAGAAAGCCGCCCTGCTGAAGAACAACACTGCTTTGCAGTCCGTTTCACTTCGCAGTAAGA CTACCACTCGGGAGCGGCCCAGCTCAGCCATCTACCCCTCCGACATCCGGCAGTCCCTGCTCGGCTCCCGCCGTGGCCGCTCCTCGTTGTCTTTAGCCAAAAGTGTCTCCACCACCAACATTGCTGG ACACTTCAATGATGAGTCTCCCCTGGGGCTGCGCCGGATCCTTTCACAGTCCACGGACTCCCTCAACATGCGGAACCGGACACTGTCGGTGGAGTCCCTCATCGACGAAG GTGCTGAGGTGATCTACAACGAGCTGATGAGTGACTTTGAGATGGATGAGAAGGACTTTGCAGCTGATTCCTGGAGCCTTGCGGTGGACAGCAGCTTCTTGCAGCAGCATAAAAAGGAGGTGATGAAGCAGCAGGATGTCATCTATG AGCTGATCCAGACAGAGCTACACCACGTGCGGACACTGAAGATCATGACCCGCCTCTTCCGCACGGGCATGCTGGAAGAGCTGCAGCTGGAGCCGGCAGTGGTCCAGGGCCTGTTCCCCTGTGTGGACGAGCTCACTGACATCCACACACGCTTCCTCAGCCAGCTGCTGGATCGCCGGCGCCAGGCCCTGTGCCCCGGCAGCACCCGGAACTTCGTCATCCATCGCTTGGGGGACCTACTCATCAGCCAG TTCTCAGGTCCCAGTGCAGAGCAGATGCGGAAGACCTACTCAGAGTTCTGTAGCCGCCACACCAAGGCCTTAAAACTCTATAAGGAGCTGTATGCCCGAGACAAACGCTTCCAGCAGTTCATCCGG AAAGTGACCCGCTCGGCAGTGCTGAAGCGGCATGGGGTGCAAGAGTGCATTCTGCTAGTGACTCAGCGCATCACCAAGTACCCGGTGCTCATCAACCGCATCCTGCAGCATTCCCACG GGATGGAGGAGGAGCGCCAGGACCTGACCACGGCCCTGGGGCTGGTGAAGGAGCTGCTGTCCAACGTAGATCAGGATGTGCACGAGCTGGAGAAAGGGGCCCGCCTGCAGGAGATCTACAACCGCATGGACCCTCGGGCCCAGGCCCCGGTTCCTGGCAAGGGCCCCTTTGGCCGAGAGGAGCTCCTGCGGCGCAAGCTCATCCACGATGGTTGTCTGCTTTGGAAGACGGCGACCGGGCGCTTCAAAG ATGTGCTCATGCTGCTGATGACAGATGTGCTGGTGTTTCTCCAAGAGAAGGACCAGAAGTACATCTTTCCTGTCCTG GACAAGCCCTCGGTGGTGTCACTGCAGAATCTCATCGTCCGGGACATCGCCAACCAGGAGAAAGGGATGTTTCTGATCAGTGCGGCACCCCCGGAGATGTACGAGGTCCACACGGCATCCCGGGATGACCGGAGCACCTGGATCCGCGTCATTCAGCAGAGTGTgcgagt ATGCCCATCCAGGGAGGACTTCCCCCTGAttgagacagaggatgaggcttACCTCCGGCGTATCAAGA TGGAGCTGCAGCAGAAAGATCGGGCGCTGGTGGAGCTGCTGCAGGAGAAGGTTGGGCTATTTGCCGAGATGACCCACTTCCAGGTGGAAGAGGATGGCGGCAGCGGGGtgcccctgcccaccctgcccaggGGCCTCTTCCGCTCTGAGTCCCTTGAGTCCCCTCGTGGCGAGCGGCTACTGCAGGACGCCATCCGTGAGG TGGAGGGCCTGAAAGACCTGCTGGTAGGGCCTGGAGTGGAGCTGCTCTTGACACCCAGGGAACCATCCTTGCCCGTGGAACCAGACAGTGGTGGTAACACGAGTCCTGGAGTCACTGCCA ATGGTGAGGCCAGAACCTTCAATGGATCCATTGAGCTCTGCAGAGCCGACTCAGACTCCAGCCAGAAG GATCGAAATGGAAATCAGCTGAGATCTCCCCAGGAG gaaGCGTTGCAACGGTTGGTCAATCTCTATGGACTTCTGCATGGCCTACAG GCGGCTGTGGCCCAGCAGGACACTTTGATGGAAGCCCGGTTCCCTGAGGGCCCCGAGCGGCGGGAGAAGCTGACCAGAGCCAATTCCCGGGATGGGGAGGCTGGCAGAGTCGGGGGTGTCCCTGCAGCTCCTGAAAAGCAGGCTACGGAGCTGGCATTGCTGCAGCGGCAACACGCGCTGTTGCAGGAGGAGCTGCGGCGCTGCCGGCGGCTCGGCGAGGAGCGTGCGACCGAGGCCGGCAGCCTGGAAGCCCGGCTCCGGGAGAGCGAGCAGGCCCGTGCCCTGCTGGAGCGGGAGGCCGAGGAGGCTCGCAGGCAGCTGGCCGCCTTGGGCCACACAGAACCCCCACTCGTGGCTGAGGCCCCCTGGGCCCGCCGGCCTCTGGATCCGCGGCGTCGGAGCCTCCCTGCTGGCGATGCCCTGTACTTGAGTTTCACACCCCCGCAA CCCAGCCGAGGCCACGACCGCCTGGATTTGCCTGTGACTGTTCGCTCCGTCCATCGACCCTTTGAGGATCGAGAGAGGCAGGAGCTGGGCAGCCCCGACGAGCGGCTGCAAGATAGCAGTGACCCTGACACCGGCAGCGAGGAGGAGGGTAGCAGCCGTCTGTCTCCACCCCATAGTCCGCGAG atTTCACCCGAATGCAGGACATCCCGGAAGAGACTGAGAGCCGAGATGGGGAGCCTGTAGCTTCCGAGACCTAA
- the ARHGEF2 gene encoding rho guanine nucleotide exchange factor 2 isoform X7 has protein sequence MKEAKDARYTNGHLFTTISVSGMTMCYACNKSITAKEALICPTCNVTIHNRCKDTLANCTKVKQKQQKAALLKNNTALQSVSLRSKTTTRERPSSAIYPSDIRQSLLGSRRGRSSLSLAKSVSTTNIAGHFNDESPLGLRRILSQSTDSLNMRNRTLSVESLIDEGAEVIYNELMSDFEMDEKDFAADSWSLAVDSSFLQQHKKEVMKQQDVIYELIQTELHHVRTLKIMTRLFRTGMLEELQLEPAVVQGLFPCVDELTDIHTRFLSQLLDRRRQALCPGSTRNFVIHRLGDLLISQFSGPSAEQMRKTYSEFCSRHTKALKLYKELYARDKRFQQFIRKVTRSAVLKRHGVQECILLVTQRITKYPVLINRILQHSHGMEEERQDLTTALGLVKELLSNVDQDVHELEKGARLQEIYNRMDPRAQAPVPGKGPFGREELLRRKLIHDGCLLWKTATGRFKDVLMLLMTDVLVFLQEKDQKYIFPVLDKPSVVSLQNLIVRDIANQEKGMFLISAAPPEMYEVHTASRDDRSTWIRVIQQSVRVCPSREDFPLIETEDEAYLRRIKMELQQKDRALVELLQEKVGLFAEMTHFQVEEDGGSGVPLPTLPRGLFRSESLESPRGERLLQDAIREVEGLKDLLVGPGVELLLTPREPSLPVEPDSGGNTSPGVTAIDGEARTFNGSIELCRADSDSSQKDRNGNQLRSPQEEALQRLVNLYGLLHGLQAAVAQQDTLMEARFPEGPERREKLTRANSRDGEAGRVGGVPAAPEKQATELALLQRQHALLQEELRRCRRLGEERATEAGSLEARLRESEQARALLEREAEEARRQLAALGHTEPPLVAEAPWARRPLDPRRRSLPAGDALYLSFTPPQPSRGHDRLDLPVTVRSVHRPFEDRERQELGSPDERLQDSSDPDTGSEEEGSSRLSPPHSPRDFTRMQDIPEETESRDGEPVASET, from the exons ATGAAGGAAGCCAAGGACGCCCGCTACACCAATGGGCACCTCTTCACCACCATCTCCGTCTCGGGCATGACCATGTGCTATGCATGTAACAAGAGCATCACAGCCAAGGAAGCCCTCATCTGTCCGA CCTGCAATGTGACTATCCACAACCGCTGTAAAGACACCCTCGCCAACTGTACCAAGGTCAAGCAGAAG CAACAGAAAGCCGCCCTGCTGAAGAACAACACTGCTTTGCAGTCCGTTTCACTTCGCAGTAAGA CTACCACTCGGGAGCGGCCCAGCTCAGCCATCTACCCCTCCGACATCCGGCAGTCCCTGCTCGGCTCCCGCCGTGGCCGCTCCTCGTTGTCTTTAGCCAAAAGTGTCTCCACCACCAACATTGCTGG ACACTTCAATGATGAGTCTCCCCTGGGGCTGCGCCGGATCCTTTCACAGTCCACGGACTCCCTCAACATGCGGAACCGGACACTGTCGGTGGAGTCCCTCATCGACGAAG GTGCTGAGGTGATCTACAACGAGCTGATGAGTGACTTTGAGATGGATGAGAAGGACTTTGCAGCTGATTCCTGGAGCCTTGCGGTGGACAGCAGCTTCTTGCAGCAGCATAAAAAGGAGGTGATGAAGCAGCAGGATGTCATCTATG AGCTGATCCAGACAGAGCTACACCACGTGCGGACACTGAAGATCATGACCCGCCTCTTCCGCACGGGCATGCTGGAAGAGCTGCAGCTGGAGCCGGCAGTGGTCCAGGGCCTGTTCCCCTGTGTGGACGAGCTCACTGACATCCACACACGCTTCCTCAGCCAGCTGCTGGATCGCCGGCGCCAGGCCCTGTGCCCCGGCAGCACCCGGAACTTCGTCATCCATCGCTTGGGGGACCTACTCATCAGCCAG TTCTCAGGTCCCAGTGCAGAGCAGATGCGGAAGACCTACTCAGAGTTCTGTAGCCGCCACACCAAGGCCTTAAAACTCTATAAGGAGCTGTATGCCCGAGACAAACGCTTCCAGCAGTTCATCCGG AAAGTGACCCGCTCGGCAGTGCTGAAGCGGCATGGGGTGCAAGAGTGCATTCTGCTAGTGACTCAGCGCATCACCAAGTACCCGGTGCTCATCAACCGCATCCTGCAGCATTCCCACG GGATGGAGGAGGAGCGCCAGGACCTGACCACGGCCCTGGGGCTGGTGAAGGAGCTGCTGTCCAACGTAGATCAGGATGTGCACGAGCTGGAGAAAGGGGCCCGCCTGCAGGAGATCTACAACCGCATGGACCCTCGGGCCCAGGCCCCGGTTCCTGGCAAGGGCCCCTTTGGCCGAGAGGAGCTCCTGCGGCGCAAGCTCATCCACGATGGTTGTCTGCTTTGGAAGACGGCGACCGGGCGCTTCAAAG ATGTGCTCATGCTGCTGATGACAGATGTGCTGGTGTTTCTCCAAGAGAAGGACCAGAAGTACATCTTTCCTGTCCTG GACAAGCCCTCGGTGGTGTCACTGCAGAATCTCATCGTCCGGGACATCGCCAACCAGGAGAAAGGGATGTTTCTGATCAGTGCGGCACCCCCGGAGATGTACGAGGTCCACACGGCATCCCGGGATGACCGGAGCACCTGGATCCGCGTCATTCAGCAGAGTGTgcgagt ATGCCCATCCAGGGAGGACTTCCCCCTGAttgagacagaggatgaggcttACCTCCGGCGTATCAAGA TGGAGCTGCAGCAGAAAGATCGGGCGCTGGTGGAGCTGCTGCAGGAGAAGGTTGGGCTATTTGCCGAGATGACCCACTTCCAGGTGGAAGAGGATGGCGGCAGCGGGGtgcccctgcccaccctgcccaggGGCCTCTTCCGCTCTGAGTCCCTTGAGTCCCCTCGTGGCGAGCGGCTACTGCAGGACGCCATCCGTGAGG TGGAGGGCCTGAAAGACCTGCTGGTAGGGCCTGGAGTGGAGCTGCTCTTGACACCCAGGGAACCATCCTTGCCCGTGGAACCAGACAGTGGTGGTAACACGAGTCCTGGAGTCACTGCCA TAGATGGTGAGGCCAGAACCTTCAATGGATCCATTGAGCTCTGCAGAGCCGACTCAGACTCCAGCCAGAAG GATCGAAATGGAAATCAGCTGAGATCTCCCCAGGAG gaaGCGTTGCAACGGTTGGTCAATCTCTATGGACTTCTGCATGGCCTACAG GCGGCTGTGGCCCAGCAGGACACTTTGATGGAAGCCCGGTTCCCTGAGGGCCCCGAGCGGCGGGAGAAGCTGACCAGAGCCAATTCCCGGGATGGGGAGGCTGGCAGAGTCGGGGGTGTCCCTGCAGCTCCTGAAAAGCAGGCTACGGAGCTGGCATTGCTGCAGCGGCAACACGCGCTGTTGCAGGAGGAGCTGCGGCGCTGCCGGCGGCTCGGCGAGGAGCGTGCGACCGAGGCCGGCAGCCTGGAAGCCCGGCTCCGGGAGAGCGAGCAGGCCCGTGCCCTGCTGGAGCGGGAGGCCGAGGAGGCTCGCAGGCAGCTGGCCGCCTTGGGCCACACAGAACCCCCACTCGTGGCTGAGGCCCCCTGGGCCCGCCGGCCTCTGGATCCGCGGCGTCGGAGCCTCCCTGCTGGCGATGCCCTGTACTTGAGTTTCACACCCCCGCAA CCCAGCCGAGGCCACGACCGCCTGGATTTGCCTGTGACTGTTCGCTCCGTCCATCGACCCTTTGAGGATCGAGAGAGGCAGGAGCTGGGCAGCCCCGACGAGCGGCTGCAAGATAGCAGTGACCCTGACACCGGCAGCGAGGAGGAGGGTAGCAGCCGTCTGTCTCCACCCCATAGTCCGCGAG atTTCACCCGAATGCAGGACATCCCGGAAGAGACTGAGAGCCGAGATGGGGAGCCTGTAGCTTCCGAGACCTAA